A genomic stretch from Helianthus annuus cultivar XRQ/B chromosome 1, HanXRQr2.0-SUNRISE, whole genome shotgun sequence includes:
- the LOC110882991 gene encoding uncharacterized protein LOC110882991 isoform X3 has translation MAGEVKRKISASSARSHTTQSKSKSNSSSTFSSGFFLKFLLVFFTALLAWAYQAACPPAAKKVGPPDGLPITAPRIKLRDGRYLSYKEFGVPKDSAEYKIIFVHGFDSFKHYVVIATSASPALIEDLGIYIVSFDRPGYGESDPDPKRTLKSLALDTEELADQLKLGSKFYVVGFSMGGQVIWSYLKYIPHRLAGAALIAPVVNYWWPKLPSNLSQQAFSKQLLQDQWSLRVAHYLPSLTYWWNTQKLFPILTWMSNSHNILSRQDRELVPIFTAGRSAVEGQVRQQGEYESIHRDLNIGFGTWEFDPTEIENPFPENKGSVHIWQGDEDILVPVTLQRDIAQQLPWINYHELAGAGHLFPYADGRSDAILKALLLGQT, from the exons atggctgGTGAAGTAAAGAGAAAGATTTCAGCGTCATCAGCTAGGTCTCACACCACACAATCCAAATCCAAATCCAATTCTTCTTCTACTTTCTCCTCAG ggtttttcttgaaatttttactTGTGTTCTTTACCGCGCTTTTAGCATGGGCTTATCAAGCAGCCTGTCCACCCGCCGCGAAGAAAGTTGGGCCTCCAGACGGGCTTCCCATCACAGCACCAAGAATCAAGCTTCGTGACGGAAGATATTTATCCTATAAAGAATTTGGTGTCCCAAAAGATTCAGCAGAGTACAAAATAATTTTTGTCCATGGCTTTGACTCTTTCAAGCATTACGTGGTCATCGCCACGTCAGCGTCTCCT GCTCTGATTGAGGATTTAGGGATTTATATTGTTTCATTTGATCGACCGGGTTATGGAGAGAGTGATCCGGATCCTAAACGCACGTTAAAGAGTTTGGCGTTAGATACAGAAGAACTTGCCGATCAACTGAAACTCGGATCCAAATTTTATGTGGTCGGGTTTTCTATGGGCGGGCAAGTGATTTGGTCTTACTTGAAGTACATTCCTCACAG GCTAGCAGGAGCGGCTCTTATAGCTCCAGTAGTTAATTATTGGTGGCCCAAGTTGCCATCAAACTTATCTCAACAAGCATTTTCGAAGCAGCTTCTTCAAGATCAATGGAGTCTGCGGGTCGCTCACTATCTTCCGTCATTGACCTACTGGTGGAACACTCAAAAATTGTTTCCTATTCTAACCTGGATGTCTAACAGCCATAATATTCTATCCCGCCAAGATAGAGAGCTCGTGCCGATATTTACAGCTGGCAGATCAGCTGTTGAG GGACAAGTAAGACAACAAGGAGAATACGAGTCTATCCACCGTGACTTGAATATTGGGTTCGGTACATGGGAATTTGATCCAACAGAAATTGAGAACCCGTTTCCAGAAAACAAAGGGTCCGTTCATATATGGCAGGGTGATGAAGATATTCTTGTGCCCGTGACACTGCAACGGGATATAGCCCAACAACTTCCATGGATAAACTATCACGAGCTCGCTGGTGCGGGCCATTTGTTCCCTTATGCAGATGGGAGAAGTGATGCCATCCTAAAAGCACTTCTACTTGGCCAAACTTAG
- the LOC110882991 gene encoding uncharacterized protein LOC110882991 isoform X1, protein MAGEVKRKISASSARSHTTQSKSKSNSSSTFSSGNGFFLKFLLVFFTALLAWAYQAACPPAAKKVGPPDGLPITAPRIKLRDGRYLSYKEFGVPKDSAEYKIIFVHGFDSFKHYVVIATSASPALIEDLGIYIVSFDRPGYGESDPDPKRTLKSLALDTEELADQLKLGSKFYVVGFSMGGQVIWSYLKYIPHRLAGAALIAPVVNYWWPKLPSNLSQQAFSKQLLQDQWSLRVAHYLPSLTYWWNTQKLFPILTWMSNSHNILSRQDRELVPIFTAGRSAVEGQVRQQGEYESIHRDLNIGFGTWEFDPTEIENPFPENKGSVHIWQGDEDILVPVTLQRDIAQQLPWINYHELAGAGHLFPYADGRSDAILKALLLGQT, encoded by the exons atggctgGTGAAGTAAAGAGAAAGATTTCAGCGTCATCAGCTAGGTCTCACACCACACAATCCAAATCCAAATCCAATTCTTCTTCTACTTTCTCCTCAGGTAATG ggtttttcttgaaatttttactTGTGTTCTTTACCGCGCTTTTAGCATGGGCTTATCAAGCAGCCTGTCCACCCGCCGCGAAGAAAGTTGGGCCTCCAGACGGGCTTCCCATCACAGCACCAAGAATCAAGCTTCGTGACGGAAGATATTTATCCTATAAAGAATTTGGTGTCCCAAAAGATTCAGCAGAGTACAAAATAATTTTTGTCCATGGCTTTGACTCTTTCAAGCATTACGTGGTCATCGCCACGTCAGCGTCTCCT GCTCTGATTGAGGATTTAGGGATTTATATTGTTTCATTTGATCGACCGGGTTATGGAGAGAGTGATCCGGATCCTAAACGCACGTTAAAGAGTTTGGCGTTAGATACAGAAGAACTTGCCGATCAACTGAAACTCGGATCCAAATTTTATGTGGTCGGGTTTTCTATGGGCGGGCAAGTGATTTGGTCTTACTTGAAGTACATTCCTCACAG GCTAGCAGGAGCGGCTCTTATAGCTCCAGTAGTTAATTATTGGTGGCCCAAGTTGCCATCAAACTTATCTCAACAAGCATTTTCGAAGCAGCTTCTTCAAGATCAATGGAGTCTGCGGGTCGCTCACTATCTTCCGTCATTGACCTACTGGTGGAACACTCAAAAATTGTTTCCTATTCTAACCTGGATGTCTAACAGCCATAATATTCTATCCCGCCAAGATAGAGAGCTCGTGCCGATATTTACAGCTGGCAGATCAGCTGTTGAG GGACAAGTAAGACAACAAGGAGAATACGAGTCTATCCACCGTGACTTGAATATTGGGTTCGGTACATGGGAATTTGATCCAACAGAAATTGAGAACCCGTTTCCAGAAAACAAAGGGTCCGTTCATATATGGCAGGGTGATGAAGATATTCTTGTGCCCGTGACACTGCAACGGGATATAGCCCAACAACTTCCATGGATAAACTATCACGAGCTCGCTGGTGCGGGCCATTTGTTCCCTTATGCAGATGGGAGAAGTGATGCCATCCTAAAAGCACTTCTACTTGGCCAAACTTAG